The following proteins are encoded in a genomic region of Synechococcus sp. CBW1002:
- a CDS encoding DUF3082 domain-containing protein — MSEPEEATPSTTTQPRKGPLSFLSGALTSALLGWLSLGVSQRVVGYYIDHPPSYGSAMAQSIATAVKTLVVGMCFLATFSFGFIGLGLFLVFLRSLVPAGSEQSP, encoded by the coding sequence ATGAGTGAACCCGAGGAGGCGACGCCCTCCACAACCACCCAGCCCCGCAAGGGCCCGCTCAGCTTTCTCTCGGGTGCCCTCACCAGTGCCCTGCTGGGCTGGCTCAGCCTGGGGGTGAGCCAGCGGGTCGTGGGGTACTACATCGACCATCCGCCCAGCTACGGCTCGGCGATGGCCCAGAGCATCGCCACCGCCGTGAAAACCCTGGTGGTGGGGATGTGCTTTCTGGCCACCTTCAGCTTTGGCTTCATCGGCCTGGGGCTGTTTCTGGTGTTCCTGCGCAGCCTGGTGCCTGCCGGAAGCGAGCAGAGTCCTTAA
- a CDS encoding pyruvate dehydrogenase complex E1 component subunit beta yields the protein MAETLLFNALRDAIDEEMARDPYVCVMGEDVGQYGGSYKVTKDLYEKYGELRVLDTPIAENSFTGMAVGAAMTGLRPIVEGMNMGFLLLAFNQISNNMGMLRYTSGGNYTIPTVVRGPGGVGRQLGAEHSQRLEAYFHAVPGIKIVAVSTPTNAKGLMKAAIRDNNPVLFFEHVLLYNLSEDIPAGDYVCALDQAEVVQQGSDVTILTYSRMRHHCLKAVEQLEAEGVSVELIDLISLKPFDMETISRSIRKTHKVLVVEECMKTGGIGAELIALITEHCFDDLDARPVRLSSQDIPTPYNGALENLTIIQPHQIVDAARQLKAGLI from the coding sequence GTGGCTGAAACTCTTCTGTTCAACGCCCTGCGCGACGCCATCGACGAGGAGATGGCCCGTGACCCCTACGTCTGCGTCATGGGAGAAGACGTGGGCCAGTACGGCGGCTCCTACAAGGTCACCAAGGATCTCTACGAGAAGTACGGCGAACTGCGGGTGCTGGATACGCCCATCGCCGAAAACAGCTTCACAGGCATGGCCGTGGGCGCTGCCATGACGGGCCTGCGCCCGATCGTGGAGGGCATGAACATGGGCTTCCTGCTGCTGGCCTTCAACCAGATCTCCAACAACATGGGGATGCTGCGCTACACCAGCGGCGGCAACTACACCATTCCCACCGTCGTGCGCGGCCCCGGTGGGGTCGGGAGGCAGCTGGGCGCGGAACACAGCCAGCGCCTCGAGGCCTATTTCCATGCGGTGCCTGGCATCAAGATCGTGGCGGTGAGCACCCCCACCAATGCCAAAGGCCTGATGAAGGCCGCCATCCGCGACAACAATCCGGTGCTCTTCTTCGAGCATGTGCTGCTCTACAACCTCTCCGAGGACATCCCCGCCGGCGACTACGTCTGCGCCCTTGACCAGGCCGAGGTTGTGCAGCAGGGCAGCGACGTGACGATCCTCACCTATTCGCGCATGCGTCACCACTGCCTCAAGGCCGTGGAGCAACTGGAAGCCGAGGGGGTCAGCGTTGAGCTGATCGACCTGATCAGCCTCAAGCCCTTCGACATGGAGACGATCTCCCGCTCCATCCGCAAGACCCACAAGGTACTGGTGGTGGAGGAGTGCATGAAGACCGGCGGCATCGGCGCCGAACTGATCGCCCTGATCACGGAGCACTGCTTCGACGATCTCGATGCGCGGCCGGTGCGGCTGTCCTCCCAGGACATCCCTACCCCCTACAACGGTGCCCTGGAAAATCTCACGATCATTCAGCCCCACCAGATCGTGGACGCTGCCCGGCAGCTCAAGGCGGGCCTGATCTGA
- the secD gene encoding protein translocase subunit SecD produces the protein MARQQGWFALILALAIAAGALLASYPLQLGLDLRGGSQLTLQVLPAGAIKTVDKEQLEAVKEVLDRRINGLGVAESTLQTVGNDQMVLQLPGEQDPSRAAKVLGTTALLEFRTQKPGTEQALRGLLALKRQSEAVLRSKERRTAEVNEPPTAPGAPNPEPPPDFQADELADAMRSMGLTVPAGSSEIDQLRLLLEVVNSRVVDLFEPTGLTGKDLVTAGRQQQQSGAGWEVTLGFNREGGEKFATLTQSIAGTGRLLGIVLDGRSISEATVGPEFKAAGIAGGSASITGNFSAEEARDLEVQLRGGSLPLPVKVVEVRTVGPSLGAENVRTSLLAALSGLALVAVFMVWVYRLPGLVAVVALSLYALFNLAIYALIPVTLTLPGIAGFILSIGIAVDANVLIFERVKEELRQGTTLIRSIDSGFSLALSSILDGHVTGLISCVALFALGTGLVKGFAVTLGIGLLLSLFTALTCTRTLLRLLMSYPSLRRSTYFLPATQLPGTAA, from the coding sequence ATGGCACGACAACAGGGGTGGTTCGCCCTGATCCTGGCTTTGGCGATCGCCGCCGGAGCCCTTCTTGCCAGCTATCCCTTGCAGCTCGGTCTGGATCTGCGCGGCGGCAGCCAGCTGACCTTGCAGGTGCTGCCGGCCGGTGCCATCAAGACAGTCGACAAGGAACAGCTCGAGGCCGTCAAGGAGGTGCTCGATCGCCGCATCAATGGCTTGGGCGTGGCCGAATCCACTCTCCAGACGGTGGGTAACGACCAGATGGTTCTGCAGCTGCCCGGCGAGCAGGATCCCAGTCGTGCCGCCAAAGTGCTCGGCACCACGGCCCTGCTTGAGTTCCGCACCCAGAAGCCCGGGACTGAGCAGGCCTTGCGCGGCCTGCTGGCGCTCAAACGCCAATCCGAAGCCGTTCTACGCAGCAAAGAGCGCCGCACCGCAGAGGTCAACGAGCCGCCCACTGCCCCTGGAGCTCCGAACCCGGAGCCGCCGCCTGATTTCCAGGCCGACGAACTGGCCGATGCCATGCGCAGCATGGGCCTCACCGTTCCAGCCGGCAGCAGCGAAATTGACCAGCTCAGGTTGCTCCTGGAAGTGGTCAACAGCCGGGTTGTCGACCTGTTTGAACCCACAGGCCTCACCGGTAAGGATCTGGTCACTGCCGGCCGCCAGCAGCAGCAGAGCGGCGCGGGTTGGGAAGTGACCCTCGGGTTCAATCGCGAAGGCGGGGAGAAGTTCGCCACCCTCACCCAGTCGATCGCCGGCACAGGTCGCCTGCTTGGGATCGTGCTGGACGGTCGATCGATCAGCGAGGCCACCGTGGGACCTGAGTTCAAGGCTGCCGGCATCGCCGGTGGCTCCGCCAGCATCACCGGCAACTTCAGTGCCGAGGAAGCGCGGGATCTGGAAGTGCAGCTCCGCGGCGGCTCTCTGCCCCTGCCTGTGAAGGTGGTGGAGGTCAGAACGGTGGGTCCGTCCCTTGGGGCTGAAAACGTCCGTACCAGCTTGTTGGCCGCTCTCTCAGGCCTGGCTCTGGTGGCGGTTTTCATGGTCTGGGTGTATCGCCTGCCGGGCCTGGTCGCGGTGGTGGCCCTGAGCCTTTATGCCCTGTTCAACCTGGCGATCTACGCCCTGATTCCGGTGACCCTGACCCTGCCGGGGATCGCAGGCTTCATCCTGTCGATCGGCATCGCGGTCGATGCCAACGTTCTGATCTTCGAGCGGGTCAAGGAGGAACTGCGCCAGGGCACCACCTTGATCCGATCGATCGATTCCGGTTTCTCCCTTGCCCTGTCGTCGATCCTCGATGGGCACGTCACGGGACTGATCAGCTGCGTCGCCCTGTTCGCGCTCGGCACCGGCCTGGTCAAGGGTTTTGCCGTGACCCTGGGGATCGGTCTTCTGCTGAGCCTGTTCACCGCACTGACCTGTACCCGAACCCTGCTGCGGTTGCTGATGAGCTATCCAAGCCTGCGCCGTTCCACCTATTTCCTGCCTGCCACCCAGCTCCCCGGCACCGCCGCATGA
- the rsmA gene encoding 16S rRNA (adenine(1518)-N(6)/adenine(1519)-N(6))-dimethyltransferase RsmA — MTFAAHRARKRFGQHWLIDQSVLDRIVAAAQLGPEDRVLEVGPGRGALTERLLASPAASVQAVELDRDLVQGLRQRFSDDHRFHLIEGDALVVALPAADKVVANIPYNITGPLLDRLLGRLDRPVEPPYARLVLLVQQEVGERIRARSGSSAYSALSVRMQLLAHCHSVCSVPPRCFQPPPKVMSEVIALEPMAASDRLEPRLARAVESLLRRCFAARRKMLRNSLCGLVGDQELLAVAAEAGIDLQDRPQMLSPAQWVALATALEPYGSQVQSSGGESSSTEC; from the coding sequence ATGACTTTCGCTGCCCACCGGGCGCGCAAACGCTTTGGCCAACACTGGCTGATCGATCAGAGCGTTCTGGATCGCATCGTGGCCGCCGCTCAGCTTGGGCCTGAAGATCGGGTCCTGGAGGTGGGGCCTGGACGCGGAGCCCTGACGGAACGGCTTCTGGCTTCGCCGGCGGCATCTGTGCAGGCGGTGGAGCTGGATCGTGACCTGGTTCAAGGCCTGCGACAGCGCTTTTCAGATGATCACCGCTTTCATTTGATCGAAGGCGATGCCCTCGTGGTTGCCTTGCCAGCAGCCGACAAAGTGGTGGCCAACATCCCCTACAACATCACGGGACCCCTGCTGGACAGGCTGCTGGGCCGCCTCGATCGGCCCGTGGAGCCGCCCTACGCACGCCTGGTGTTGCTGGTGCAGCAGGAGGTGGGAGAGCGGATCCGAGCCCGTTCCGGCAGCAGTGCCTACTCGGCGCTGAGTGTGCGGATGCAGTTGCTGGCGCATTGCCATTCGGTCTGCAGTGTGCCGCCTCGGTGCTTTCAGCCGCCGCCGAAGGTGATGTCCGAAGTGATTGCCCTGGAGCCGATGGCGGCTTCCGACCGCCTTGAACCCCGTCTGGCCCGGGCCGTGGAGTCGTTGCTGCGCCGCTGCTTTGCCGCCAGGCGCAAGATGTTGCGCAACAGTCTCTGCGGCCTTGTGGGTGACCAGGAGTTGCTTGCCGTGGCGGCAGAGGCCGGGATCGACCTTCAGGACCGACCCCAGATGCTCTCACCTGCCCAATGGGTGGCCCTGGCTACGGCCCTGGAGCCCTATGGCTCTCAGGTTCAATCAAGCGGAGGAGAATCGAGCTCCACTGAGTGCTGA
- a CDS encoding YraN family protein translates to MGLHRRCKASTRERGQGAEDWAALLLQRHGWTVLARNWWCRWGELDLVLAKPRRLLLVEVKARGRSGRDGGGVAAFGVIKRRRLARAWACWLAAHPHLGDRPVEVVLALVPLPVGLDAVRWLRIEAGLG, encoded by the coding sequence ATGGGACTCCACCGACGATGCAAAGCCTCCACCCGGGAGCGGGGTCAGGGGGCAGAGGACTGGGCGGCGTTGCTGCTGCAGCGACATGGCTGGACCGTGCTTGCCCGCAACTGGTGGTGCCGCTGGGGTGAGTTGGACCTGGTGTTGGCAAAGCCCCGGCGGTTGCTGCTGGTTGAGGTGAAAGCGCGGGGGCGTTCAGGCCGTGATGGAGGCGGTGTAGCGGCCTTCGGCGTGATCAAGCGGAGGCGTCTGGCCCGGGCATGGGCGTGCTGGCTGGCAGCCCATCCCCATCTGGGAGATCGGCCGGTGGAGGTGGTGCTGGCTCTGGTACCGCTGCCGGTGGGGCTGGATGCGGTGCGCTGGTTGCGGATTGAGGCTGGTCTGGGTTGA
- the ispE gene encoding 4-(cytidine 5'-diphospho)-2-C-methyl-D-erythritol kinase: protein MAELIVRAPAKINLHLEVLGLRPDGFHELAMVMQTLDLEDRLCLQARPDAELTLSSDRSDLPSDGNNLIVKAADRLRRHVGRLDLGASMRLEKRIPIGAGLAGGSSDAAAALVGLDALWNLQLNRSELLDLAAELGSDVPYCLVGGTQLCFGRGERLEPVPLPEPPRLGVLLIKHPDVSVSTPWAYGLCRLRRQATYVEGESAFEQRRQALRQGPLLAALQGHGPWPLLRNDLQTVVEPEVACVREGLVLLRQAPGAEQVAMSGSGPSLFALFSTVADAERALEHLATPLRDAGFEAWCCRCSSSGVSLDPLACADR from the coding sequence ATGGCTGAGCTCATTGTGCGGGCCCCCGCCAAGATCAATCTGCACCTGGAAGTGCTGGGTCTGAGGCCGGATGGCTTTCATGAGCTGGCCATGGTGATGCAGACCCTCGATCTGGAAGACCGGCTGTGTCTGCAGGCGCGCCCTGATGCGGAACTGACACTGTCGAGTGATCGGTCTGACCTTCCGAGTGATGGCAACAATCTGATTGTGAAGGCTGCGGATCGGTTGCGGCGCCACGTGGGTCGGCTCGACCTCGGAGCGTCCATGCGCCTGGAGAAACGGATCCCGATCGGAGCGGGGCTGGCGGGAGGAAGCAGTGACGCGGCGGCGGCCCTTGTGGGCCTGGATGCCCTTTGGAATCTGCAACTGAATCGCTCCGAACTGCTGGATCTGGCGGCAGAGCTCGGCTCCGATGTGCCTTACTGCCTGGTCGGCGGTACCCAGCTCTGTTTCGGGCGAGGTGAGCGGCTGGAGCCGGTGCCCTTGCCCGAGCCGCCGCGCCTCGGGGTGCTGCTGATCAAGCATCCCGATGTGAGCGTGTCGACCCCCTGGGCCTACGGGTTATGCCGCCTGCGGAGGCAGGCCACCTATGTGGAGGGTGAATCCGCTTTTGAGCAGCGCCGTCAGGCCCTGCGGCAGGGGCCACTGCTGGCGGCTCTGCAGGGCCATGGCCCTTGGCCGCTCTTGCGCAACGATCTCCAGACGGTGGTGGAGCCAGAGGTGGCCTGCGTCCGTGAGGGGCTGGTTCTGCTGCGGCAGGCCCCGGGGGCCGAGCAGGTGGCGATGAGCGGGTCTGGTCCAAGCCTGTTTGCCCTGTTCAGCACGGTGGCCGATGCGGAGAGGGCCCTGGAACACCTGGCGACACCACTGAGGGACGCTGGCTTCGAGGCCTGGTGCTGCCGCTGCAGCAGCTCCGGTGTCAGCCTGGACCCACTCGCCTGTGCCGACCGATGA
- a CDS encoding ammonium transporter, which produces MTVAPRAPRRTASRRLQEASLIEAPSLIVRSIRGLSSQRSLTWLACVPLALLGLGVFNLSAHAAELPELTPAFLANNMFIFVCAILVVFMNAGFAMVEAGMCRQKNAVNILLKNLIVFALAASAYWLIGFSLMYGDALVDGWLYFNGLFFDPEVTAEMVTEGSLVPSVDFFFQVAFAATAATIVSGLVAERIKFGEFVVFSLILVGFLYPIAGAWQWNGGWLSSLGGEAGGFIDFAGSSIVHSFGAWAGLVGAILLGPRIGKFVGGKPMALPGHSMAIATLGCLILWIGWYGFNPGSQLAMDQAVPYIAVTTTLGAAGGAISGTVISQIRGGKPDLTMTINGILAGLVSVTAGCDGISMAGAWVMGFIGGGLVVFSVAFIDSLKIDDPVGAFSVHGTCGIWGTLAVGLFNQEKGLFYGHGFTQFGYQIVGVLAYGIFAVITSLIVWSIIGAMFGGIRVSESEEIEGLDISEHGMEAYPDFASSAK; this is translated from the coding sequence ATGACAGTTGCTCCGCGCGCCCCCAGACGCACCGCCTCGAGGCGTCTGCAGGAGGCCAGTCTCATTGAGGCTCCGTCGCTGATTGTTCGCAGCATTCGGGGTCTCTCATCCCAACGCTCCCTCACCTGGCTGGCCTGCGTGCCACTGGCCTTGCTTGGTTTGGGCGTTTTCAACCTGTCGGCCCACGCGGCTGAGCTCCCTGAGCTCACGCCAGCGTTCCTGGCCAACAACATGTTCATCTTTGTCTGCGCGATCCTCGTCGTTTTCATGAACGCCGGTTTCGCCATGGTGGAGGCGGGAATGTGCCGGCAAAAAAATGCTGTCAACATTCTGCTGAAGAACCTGATTGTGTTTGCTCTTGCGGCAAGCGCCTATTGGTTGATTGGCTTTTCGCTGATGTACGGCGATGCGCTGGTTGATGGTTGGCTGTACTTCAACGGGCTTTTCTTTGATCCCGAAGTAACTGCTGAAATGGTCACCGAAGGCAGCCTTGTTCCTTCTGTTGACTTCTTCTTCCAGGTTGCATTTGCTGCTACGGCGGCCACAATCGTTTCCGGACTTGTTGCTGAAAGGATCAAGTTTGGCGAGTTTGTTGTTTTCTCGCTGATTTTGGTTGGATTTCTCTATCCCATTGCCGGCGCTTGGCAATGGAATGGTGGATGGCTTTCCAGTCTCGGTGGCGAAGCCGGGGGTTTCATTGATTTTGCTGGATCCTCGATCGTTCACTCCTTCGGAGCCTGGGCTGGCCTGGTCGGTGCAATCCTGCTTGGTCCCAGGATCGGTAAATTCGTAGGCGGCAAGCCGATGGCTTTGCCTGGTCACAGCATGGCCATTGCGACTCTCGGTTGCCTGATCCTCTGGATCGGTTGGTATGGATTCAACCCTGGATCCCAACTCGCCATGGATCAGGCTGTTCCTTACATCGCCGTGACCACCACCTTGGGTGCTGCTGGTGGTGCGATCTCCGGAACTGTCATCTCCCAGATTCGAGGTGGAAAGCCCGACCTCACCATGACCATCAATGGCATCCTTGCCGGTCTGGTCAGTGTCACTGCGGGATGTGACGGCATTTCGATGGCTGGTGCCTGGGTCATGGGCTTCATCGGTGGCGGCCTCGTGGTCTTCTCGGTTGCCTTCATCGACAGCCTGAAGATTGATGATCCGGTTGGTGCCTTCTCCGTGCACGGCACCTGTGGAATCTGGGGAACCCTTGCAGTTGGGCTGTTCAATCAGGAGAAAGGCCTGTTCTACGGCCATGGCTTCACCCAATTCGGCTATCAGATCGTCGGCGTCCTTGCCTATGGCATTTTCGCTGTGATCACCTCTTTGATCGTTTGGTCGATCATTGGTGCCATGTTTGGAGGCATTCGGGTGTCAGAGTCTGAAGAAATCGAAGGTCTCGACATTAGCGAGCATGGCATGGAAGCTTATCCCGACTTTGCATCTTCTGCAAAGTGA
- a CDS encoding P-II family nitrogen regulator encodes MKQIQAIIRPEKLDPVKDALVELGINGMTVTTVQGFGKQMGHTEVYRGVKVEARLLSKTLLTLVVTDDSCDKVVEALLKNAQTGEIGDGKIIITNVENAIRIRTGESGDVTLI; translated from the coding sequence TTGAAACAGATTCAGGCCATCATCCGTCCCGAAAAGCTCGATCCCGTCAAGGACGCACTGGTGGAACTGGGCATCAATGGGATGACCGTAACCACCGTCCAAGGCTTCGGCAAACAGATGGGGCACACAGAGGTGTATCGCGGTGTGAAGGTGGAAGCACGTCTTCTCTCCAAGACTCTCCTGACCTTGGTGGTGACTGACGATAGCTGTGACAAGGTCGTGGAGGCTCTGCTCAAGAACGCCCAGACCGGTGAGATTGGCGACGGCAAGATCATTATTACCAACGTCGAAAATGCTATTCGCATCCGGACCGGTGAATCCGGAGATGTCACTCTGATCTGA
- a CDS encoding M23 family metallopeptidase: MAASGSLALLLVVLGGAPAWASWDETAAPGIPPRPATIPTRLAVADVLPSAGSLDDRAADHSNAVSGVQSIPPLLDPLAGATQQVDPWGWRFSEARGAWRMHTGLDLAAPAGTGVRASLAGTVVLVESVGGYGLTVVLAHTSQLETLYAHLESTDLQPGDAVQAGQPIGRVGMSGQATGPHLHFELRRRGDVAVEALDPTPHLTRLLPPPVLPPLPESAPGTLAALAESSQATSQGAP, translated from the coding sequence ATGGCCGCTTCAGGCTCTCTGGCCCTGCTGCTTGTTGTCCTAGGGGGAGCCCCAGCCTGGGCGTCATGGGACGAAACCGCAGCGCCGGGAATTCCCCCCAGACCAGCGACCATTCCCACGCGTCTGGCGGTGGCCGATGTTCTGCCATCTGCTGGCTCGTTGGACGATCGCGCTGCGGACCACAGCAACGCGGTTTCAGGTGTGCAATCCATTCCTCCACTGCTGGATCCCTTGGCTGGAGCGACCCAGCAGGTGGATCCCTGGGGTTGGCGCTTTTCCGAAGCCCGCGGAGCCTGGAGAATGCATACGGGCCTCGACCTCGCCGCACCCGCTGGAACTGGTGTGCGAGCCAGCCTTGCAGGGACCGTTGTTCTGGTTGAATCCGTTGGTGGGTATGGCCTCACCGTGGTGCTGGCTCACACCAGCCAACTTGAGACGCTCTACGCCCACCTGGAATCCACGGATCTCCAACCAGGCGATGCGGTCCAGGCTGGCCAGCCGATTGGCCGCGTCGGCATGAGTGGGCAGGCCACCGGTCCCCATCTTCATTTTGAACTGCGACGCCGTGGCGATGTTGCGGTTGAGGCACTCGACCCCACCCCCCATCTGACTCGACTTCTACCACCACCAGTTCTTCCGCCGCTTCCAGAGTCAGCACCGGGAACGTTGGCAGCGCTCGCTGAGTCCAGCCAAGCAACCAGTCAAGGCGCGCCATGA
- a CDS encoding glutathione S-transferase family protein, which yields MPSELSPIPFEACLPLDWLSLETLAASLDDPVEGLTNSQATLRLFGQPEASVRVTLYRDHHAWCPYCQKVWLWLEERRVPYRIRKVTMFCYGEKESWYRQRVASGMLPALEIDGHLVTESDRILETLETSFAPLGPGMNDPTVLPLRRLERQIFRSWCQWLCTPSRSIDDDSHRRDAFRRAAQCMEAELQHTPGPFLLSDFSTADLVFVPYFERMAASLLYYKAYALRQEHPAIDRWFQALERRPTYLGTQSDIHTHAHDLPPQMGGCYPSGTAEQQAIASRVDRGPWPICEPDPETSAPVPPDAAAVALARVLRHRTVLVARQPSNSGFDQALRAALTRLIQGTACIPPPGSAVRLRDLRDHICVPRDMPLHSARLLRQALEDTAKLDPRSPDDQPPALSQRHRRDQDPRPFLTASR from the coding sequence ATGCCTTCCGAACTTTCGCCAATCCCATTCGAGGCCTGCTTGCCACTTGACTGGCTCAGCCTCGAGACGCTTGCAGCTTCACTGGACGATCCTGTTGAAGGTCTGACCAATTCCCAGGCGACCTTGAGGCTGTTCGGACAACCCGAGGCTTCCGTTCGGGTCACCCTGTACCGCGACCACCACGCCTGGTGTCCGTATTGTCAAAAGGTCTGGCTGTGGCTGGAGGAGCGGCGGGTTCCCTATCGCATCCGCAAGGTCACGATGTTCTGCTACGGCGAGAAGGAGTCCTGGTACCGCCAACGGGTTGCCTCGGGGATGTTGCCCGCTCTGGAGATCGATGGACATCTGGTTACCGAGAGCGATCGCATCCTGGAGACTCTGGAAACAAGTTTTGCTCCACTCGGTCCAGGCATGAACGATCCCACTGTGCTGCCCCTGCGGCGCCTGGAACGCCAGATCTTTCGATCCTGGTGTCAGTGGCTCTGCACACCGAGCCGTTCCATCGACGACGACAGTCACCGCCGTGATGCGTTTCGCCGTGCTGCCCAGTGCATGGAAGCAGAGCTGCAGCACACTCCTGGCCCCTTCCTGCTGAGTGACTTCAGTACGGCTGACCTGGTTTTCGTGCCTTATTTCGAGCGGATGGCGGCTAGCCTCCTTTACTACAAGGCTTATGCCTTGCGTCAGGAGCATCCAGCCATCGATCGCTGGTTCCAGGCCCTTGAGCGACGCCCCACGTATCTCGGGACCCAGAGCGACATCCATACCCACGCCCACGATCTGCCCCCTCAGATGGGTGGCTGTTATCCCAGTGGCACGGCTGAACAGCAGGCCATCGCCAGTCGAGTCGATCGAGGTCCATGGCCCATTTGTGAGCCCGACCCCGAAACGTCTGCACCCGTGCCGCCGGATGCTGCGGCCGTAGCCCTCGCCAGGGTTCTGCGGCATCGGACTGTGCTGGTGGCGCGCCAACCCTCCAACAGCGGCTTTGATCAGGCCCTGCGTGCTGCTCTCACCCGCCTGATCCAGGGGACGGCATGCATTCCACCTCCAGGCAGTGCCGTCCGGCTGCGTGACCTGCGGGATCACATCTGCGTTCCGCGCGATATGCCGCTTCATTCAGCCCGGCTGCTGCGCCAGGCCCTTGAGGACACAGCAAAGCTCGATCCACGCAGCCCCGACGATCAACCACCAGCCCTCTCACAGCGCCATCGCCGGGATCAGGATCCGCGTCCATTCCTGACAGCCAGTCGCTGA
- the secF gene encoding protein translocase subunit SecF, which produces MTASLASPPPLRFFRISRHRRVAWIGSGVACLLSLIGLAICWFTPSIGAPLKPGLDFTGGTQIQIERACDPGACSAINGQEIQQRLARISLPSEAEEQAPNISSVAVQVLDQGQSVVLRLPALAPAQSAAVIEEMAADVGPLDQAGTSVNTIGPTLGAQLLQGSLISLLVSFAAIAAYITLRYDRVYAFLALLALGHDVLITCGVFAWLGLLQGIEVDSLFAVSLITVAGYSVTDTVVVFDRIREQKSLIGQFSLINQVDVAVDATLTRSLYTSLTTLLPLLALIFFGGSSLFWFAVALTIGISVGSWSSIGIAPTLLPLLSR; this is translated from the coding sequence ATGACCGCAAGCCTTGCTTCCCCTCCACCCCTTCGCTTTTTCCGCATCAGCCGGCATCGACGCGTCGCCTGGATCGGGTCTGGGGTTGCCTGCCTGTTGAGCCTGATCGGCCTGGCCATCTGCTGGTTCACTCCTTCCATCGGTGCACCCTTGAAGCCGGGGCTCGATTTCACCGGCGGCACCCAGATCCAGATCGAGCGTGCCTGTGATCCAGGCGCCTGCTCAGCGATCAATGGACAGGAGATCCAGCAGCGCCTGGCCCGGATCAGCCTCCCCAGCGAAGCAGAGGAGCAGGCACCGAACATCTCCAGCGTCGCCGTGCAGGTGCTGGATCAGGGCCAGTCCGTGGTGTTGCGGTTGCCCGCTCTGGCGCCGGCCCAGAGCGCTGCGGTGATTGAGGAGATGGCCGCGGATGTGGGTCCGCTCGATCAGGCCGGTACCTCGGTCAATACGATCGGCCCCACGCTCGGAGCGCAGCTGTTGCAAGGCAGCCTGATTTCTCTGCTGGTGAGTTTTGCGGCAATCGCGGCCTACATCACCCTCCGCTACGACCGTGTCTATGCCTTTCTGGCCCTGCTGGCTCTGGGTCACGATGTGCTGATCACCTGTGGGGTGTTCGCCTGGCTCGGTCTGCTCCAAGGGATTGAGGTCGACTCGCTCTTTGCCGTATCGCTGATCACCGTGGCCGGCTATTCGGTGACAGACACCGTGGTGGTGTTCGACCGGATTCGGGAGCAGAAATCCCTGATTGGCCAGTTTTCGCTCATCAATCAGGTGGACGTCGCTGTGGATGCCACCCTCACCCGCTCGCTCTACACCTCGCTCACCACGCTGTTACCACTGCTGGCCCTGATCTTCTTCGGAGGTAGCAGCCTGTTCTGGTTCGCTGTGGCCCTAACCATCGGCATTTCTGTTGGCAGCTGGTCGAGCATCGGCATCGCTCCGACCCTTCTGCCACTGTTGTCCCGTTGA
- a CDS encoding pentapeptide repeat-containing protein, with translation MLLGVLSWAAPAPAAMDYAKQVLIGADFREADLRGVTFNLTNLRDADFTGADLRGASLFGAKLQDASLRGADLREATLDSAVFNGTDLRDAVLEDAFAFNTRFQSVAIDGADFTNVPLRADALKTLCASASGTNPITGRDTRDTLGC, from the coding sequence ATGCTGCTGGGTGTTCTGAGTTGGGCAGCACCTGCTCCAGCAGCGATGGACTATGCCAAGCAGGTGCTGATCGGGGCGGATTTCCGGGAAGCGGATCTGCGTGGTGTCACCTTCAACCTCACCAACCTGCGCGATGCCGATTTCACTGGAGCCGATCTCCGCGGCGCCAGCCTGTTCGGCGCAAAGCTGCAGGACGCAAGCCTGAGAGGAGCGGATCTGCGCGAAGCCACTCTGGATTCGGCGGTCTTCAATGGAACCGACCTTCGCGATGCGGTGCTTGAAGATGCCTTTGCCTTCAACACCCGCTTTCAGAGTGTGGCCATCGATGGTGCCGACTTCACCAATGTTCCATTGCGCGCCGATGCGCTCAAGACTCTCTGTGCCTCAGCCAGCGGCACCAACCCAATCACTGGTCGCGACACCCGCGACACCCTGGGATGCTGA